A DNA window from Centropristis striata isolate RG_2023a ecotype Rhode Island chromosome 10, C.striata_1.0, whole genome shotgun sequence contains the following coding sequences:
- the gpr18 gene encoding N-arachidonyl glycine receptor — protein MNLDLNSSNMSVESGAERPQQGPAEYRIASLVFYCFVFVIGVVVNSSALWVFSLTTKKKNSVTIYMINVAVVDLTFILLLPFRMVYHHQDYWPFGDIFCRISAALTIFYPCMALWLFALISADRYMAIVQPKHSKELRNVPKAVVACLGVWLMTLGSSVPLLFSQDDPDRISNFTTCIKMQDIIYMRHDNLVNFVRLIFFFLVPICIMIGCYVVIVDNLIHGRTSKLKPKVKQKSIRIIITLIVQVLVCFVPFHVCLVLRLVGNGKDGGYSTWAVFTTFLMNLSTVLDIILFYIVSKQFQDRVISVILYRNYLRSVRRKSRHTHTGSLRSMSNLTAII, from the coding sequence ATGAACCTGGACCTAAACTCCTCCAACATGTCTGTGGAGTCCGGTGCCGAACGGCCCCAGCAGGGACCGGCGGAGTACCGCATAGCGAGCCTGGTCTTCTACTGCTTTGTCTTCGTCATAGGAGTCGTAGTGAACTCCTCAGCTCTATGGGTGTTTTCTCTCACTACCAAAAAGAAGAACTCTGTCACCATCTACATGATAAACGTGGCGGTGGTGGACCTCACTTTCATCCTGCTGCTTCCCTTCAGAATGGTTTACCACCACCAGGACTACTGGCCCTTTGGGGACATTTTCTGCCGAATCAGTGCCGCTCTCACTATCTTTTACCCCTGCATGGCTCTGTGGCTGTTCGCTCTGATCAGCGCCGACCGCTACATGGCCATCGTCCAGCCGAAGCACAGCAAAGAGTTGAGGAACGTCCCGAAGGCTGTGGTGGCGTGTTTAGGGGTCTGGCTCATGACTCTTGGCAGCTCCGTACCCCTGCTCTTCTCCCAGGACGATCCCGATCGCATCTCCAATTTCACCACCTGCATCAAGATGCAAGACATCATCTACATGCGTCACGACAATCTCGTCAACTTTGTGCGActcatcttcttcttcctggTCCCCATATGCATAATGATCGGCTGCTATGTTGTCATCGTGGATAACCTGATCCACGGCCGAACCTCCAAGCTCAAACCCAAAGTGAAACAGAAGTCAATCCGGATTATCATCACGCTGATTGTCCAGGTGTTGGTGTGTTTCGTGCCATTCCATGTGTGTTTAGTGCTCCGTTTGGTGGGCAATGGCAAAGATGGCGGGTACAGCACGTGGGCGGTCTTCACCACATTCCTGATGAACTTGAGCACGGTGTTAGATATCATCCTGTTCTACATTGTCTCCAAGCAGTTCCAGGACCGGGTGATCAGCGTGATCCTGTACAGGAACTACCTGCGAAGTGTGAGGCGGaagagcaggcacacacacacaggcagcctCCGATCGATGAGCAACCTGACCGCGATAATATGA